The following are encoded in a window of Brevibacillus ruminantium genomic DNA:
- a CDS encoding alpha/beta fold hydrolase, whose product MLNRNHVTTHHLETFPDTEGGKRFQQAYEASLGLWPVAYERFYVPTRFGQTHVVACGPADAEPLVLLHGALFSSSMWYPNVGEWSKQYRVYAIDVLEDQNLSIPTVGCRNRTDFKEWMIEILQHLHIQKAKLVGLSLGGMHVINLLVQAQEWIERVVVISPAESFVPFHPDFYTYAYGLFQPGGVERFVDWMFADRYTIPAPFLQQYRAAINWLGEKESRPPGENGFPYVYSDEELSSIHVPVLLLLGEKEVIYDPRAAQERAKRLVPGIETMMVHGAGHVLSMERPSFVNKAVTAFMRDDGRAEKREG is encoded by the coding sequence ATGTTGAATCGGAACCATGTTACCACTCATCATCTGGAGACTTTTCCGGATACGGAAGGCGGCAAGCGTTTTCAACAGGCTTATGAAGCCAGCCTTGGACTTTGGCCGGTTGCGTACGAAAGGTTCTATGTTCCCACCAGATTTGGCCAGACGCATGTCGTGGCATGTGGGCCGGCTGACGCAGAGCCGTTGGTTCTGTTGCATGGGGCCTTGTTCAGCTCGAGTATGTGGTACCCCAATGTTGGAGAGTGGAGCAAGCAGTATCGCGTATATGCCATCGACGTTTTGGAAGATCAAAATTTGAGTATCCCCACAGTGGGCTGCAGGAACAGAACGGATTTCAAAGAGTGGATGATTGAAATCTTGCAGCATTTGCACATTCAAAAGGCAAAACTGGTGGGCTTATCGCTGGGCGGTATGCATGTCATCAATCTGCTGGTACAGGCTCAGGAATGGATTGAGCGGGTTGTCGTCATCAGTCCGGCCGAATCATTTGTTCCGTTTCACCCGGATTTTTACACCTACGCCTACGGTTTGTTTCAACCAGGAGGGGTGGAGCGATTTGTGGACTGGATGTTTGCGGACCGCTATACCATCCCGGCCCCGTTTTTACAACAGTATCGTGCGGCTATCAACTGGTTGGGTGAGAAAGAAAGCCGCCCTCCCGGAGAAAACGGTTTTCCATATGTGTACTCCGACGAGGAGCTGTCATCCATACACGTACCTGTCCTGCTGCTGCTCGGAGAGAAGGAAGTCATTTACGATCCGCGGGCAGCACAAGAGCGTGCAAAAAGATTAGTGCCGGGAATCGAGACCATGATGGTCCATGGAGCAGGGCATGTCCTCTCCATGGAAAGACCTTCATTTGTGAACAAAGCAGTCACGGCGTTTATGAGGGACGACGGTCGAGCAGAAAAGCGAGAGGGATAA
- a CDS encoding spore coat associated protein CotJA codes for MYSQYRVYFPYISPFDPCPPQRVKSYVVPPQLFIQFQPPNLPQFSPREALQYGTLWPDLFSPYEGRSGRREEGRRKK; via the coding sequence TTGTACTCCCAGTATCGAGTCTACTTTCCGTACATCAGTCCGTTCGACCCGTGTCCGCCGCAGCGCGTCAAGTCATATGTGGTGCCCCCCCAATTATTCATACAGTTTCAACCTCCCAATCTCCCGCAATTTTCACCCCGGGAGGCCCTCCAATACGGAACACTGTGGCCAGATTTGTTCAGCCCCTATGAGGGGCGCAGCGGCAGAAGAGAAGAAGGGAGGAGGAAAAAATGA
- a CDS encoding spore coat protein CotJB: MSETTPVDERYYQLLLELQALDFVLVELTLYLDTHSNDFDALQQFNQISEQRWKIACEFEESYGPLLQFGLSYSRYPWQWNDTPWPWQV, from the coding sequence ATGAGCGAAACCACTCCGGTCGATGAACGGTACTATCAGCTGTTACTCGAACTGCAAGCACTCGACTTTGTGCTGGTGGAATTGACACTCTATTTAGATACGCATAGCAATGACTTTGATGCCCTTCAACAATTTAACCAAATCTCCGAGCAGCGTTGGAAAATCGCTTGTGAATTTGAAGAAAGCTATGGTCCGCTATTGCAATTCGGTCTCAGTTATTCGCGATACCCCTGGCAGTGGAACGACACACCCTGGCCCTGGCAGGTATAA
- a CDS encoding recombinase family protein: protein MSRLPYGKYAAYLRKSRIDLEAEARGEEDTYKRHMRILIELSKRYGITITEIYSEKPATSGERISERPEMIRLLEDVENEQWTGILVVEVERLARGDTMDQGIVANAFKYSNTLIVTPMRVYDPQNSDDEEYFEFGLFMSRREFKTTTRRLQGGRVDGVRDGRYVGNTPPYGYQRVKLPGKGWSLEPNTDQAPIVRLIFSLYTDPDPEKRMGTARLAKHLNTMGVPTARNSKWTVATINGLLRNPVYIGRVRWGSRPLIKRRDGKSRPRKPRDQWVEVVGMHPPLIDEATFDLAQNIMQDHGHTPAPRGKISNPLAGLIRCDICGGPMVLRPYGDKNPSSIICPSQDCPNVSSYFHIIEERLLQSLREWLKSYKAQWKDKQPKTKRTDQMKLKAHEEMLKSLRKKFDDLNNQKNEAHNLLELKVYSIEVFMERSQSLAKQIDEIRETIAQAEKEIELEQKRIAARVETIPKVEHVIEVYQKTDDPGKKNAMLKSVVEQATYRKERGGRWNPEAINQFTLVLYPKLPKI from the coding sequence TTGTCTAGACTTCCTTATGGAAAATATGCTGCATACCTCAGAAAATCACGAATTGATCTTGAGGCAGAGGCCCGAGGCGAGGAAGACACCTATAAACGCCATATGCGTATCTTGATCGAATTGTCGAAACGCTACGGTATCACCATAACAGAAATCTACAGCGAAAAACCTGCCACATCAGGAGAAAGAATTTCAGAACGTCCTGAAATGATTCGGCTGCTTGAGGATGTGGAAAACGAGCAATGGACCGGGATACTCGTAGTCGAAGTGGAACGTCTAGCCCGTGGGGATACGATGGATCAGGGGATCGTAGCAAATGCTTTTAAATACTCGAACACTCTCATTGTCACCCCAATGCGTGTCTATGACCCGCAAAACTCCGACGACGAAGAATATTTTGAGTTTGGTCTTTTTATGTCTCGTAGGGAATTTAAGACGACGACGAGGCGCCTGCAAGGAGGGCGGGTTGATGGTGTGAGGGACGGAAGATATGTGGGAAACACTCCCCCCTATGGCTATCAGCGGGTAAAGCTCCCTGGCAAGGGTTGGTCGCTCGAACCGAACACAGATCAAGCTCCGATCGTGCGATTGATCTTTTCTCTATACACTGACCCAGATCCAGAAAAGCGTATGGGTACTGCTCGTTTGGCAAAGCACTTAAATACGATGGGGGTTCCTACAGCTCGAAATAGTAAATGGACGGTGGCCACGATAAACGGTCTACTTCGAAACCCCGTCTATATTGGTCGGGTACGATGGGGCTCCCGTCCTCTGATCAAACGACGTGATGGAAAAAGCAGGCCGAGAAAGCCCAGGGATCAATGGGTCGAAGTAGTTGGGATGCACCCGCCATTAATTGATGAGGCTACGTTTGATCTTGCTCAAAATATCATGCAAGATCATGGCCACACTCCAGCTCCACGGGGGAAAATAAGCAATCCTCTCGCAGGATTAATACGGTGTGATATATGTGGTGGACCTATGGTGTTGCGGCCTTATGGAGACAAAAATCCATCATCTATTATCTGTCCGAGTCAAGATTGCCCCAACGTCAGTTCCTATTTTCACATCATCGAGGAACGATTACTCCAGTCTCTTCGAGAATGGCTAAAATCATACAAGGCACAGTGGAAAGATAAGCAGCCCAAAACAAAGAGAACCGACCAAATGAAGTTGAAAGCCCATGAAGAAATGCTTAAATCATTAAGAAAAAAATTTGATGATTTGAATAACCAAAAAAACGAAGCCCACAACCTGTTGGAGTTAAAAGTTTATTCAATCGAAGTGTTTATGGAACGTTCTCAATCTCTTGCGAAACAGATCGATGAGATACGGGAAACTATTGCCCAAGCTGAAAAAGAAATAGAGCTTGAACAAAAGCGAATAGCTGCTAGGGTGGAAACAATTCCGAAGGTTGAACACGTCATTGAGGTTTATCAAAAAACAGACGATCCTGGAAAGAAAAACGCAATGCTGAAATCAGTTGTGGAACAGGCGACTTATCGTAAAGAAAGAGGTGGGAGGTGGAATCCAGAGGCGATCAATCAATTTACTCTCGTGCTGTATCCGAAGCTTCCAAAAATATAA
- a CDS encoding GMC family oxidoreductase, translating into MSNRKNLVYDYIVVGTGPAGAIIAKRLSDDKNTSVLVLEAGENNDKDTPIKDSTFAPELEEQFSPQYFWQGEGVPQSNLDDRTFEWTTGRLSGGGSSINGEQYVRPTTDVLREWQSLLGALWSPKRAIERFKRIEKYNGESNNPQAHGFRGPVDIRQAPKNPTAMAKKLVTAISRATGFREILDYNDPQTPLGPFTRWQLFQKPNGHRESSSTAFLSSDIIAANGRGVNSRKLRVMYKSTAIRVLFADKRARGVEFLKEGACIQAFARKKVIISAGINSSQLLMLSGIGPAKHLQAAGIPVVFNNPNVGKGLRNHTLTFATFTTNPGDKPLPDNDPSALYTGGAFLPDPAPGADKHRRAVQLVGIGGRQSLTIAIIYLRPKSRGTIRIQNNDPLKIVLADEGFLDHPADLEAVKNIYKIYIKNIAAELRRIDPTYRLTTPTDDIIDNDRKLEEFIKQNFDHNHHQQGALRMAPLAEGGVVNSKGHVHGVKNLVVADDSLIPFTVDGNTTAPAYLIGYTIVQQLLKKPAGKKNLVLKSKPVAKGEPGRKKKYAGPRKHYALRTPLQGQSGWETTAE; encoded by the coding sequence ATGAGCAATCGTAAGAATTTGGTGTACGACTATATTGTCGTTGGGACGGGGCCTGCGGGTGCGATCATTGCCAAGAGACTTTCGGACGATAAGAATACTTCCGTTCTTGTCCTAGAGGCGGGCGAAAATAACGATAAGGATACCCCCATTAAGGATTCTACATTTGCTCCGGAATTGGAAGAGCAGTTTTCTCCGCAATATTTCTGGCAAGGGGAAGGCGTTCCCCAAAGCAATCTGGATGATCGGACGTTTGAGTGGACAACGGGGCGCCTCTCTGGCGGGGGGTCTTCCATAAACGGCGAGCAGTATGTGAGACCAACCACGGATGTACTGCGGGAATGGCAAAGTCTTTTAGGTGCATTATGGTCACCAAAACGGGCCATTGAACGATTTAAACGTATTGAGAAATACAACGGGGAATCAAATAATCCCCAAGCTCACGGATTTCGTGGCCCGGTTGACATCCGACAAGCACCAAAAAATCCGACAGCTATGGCTAAGAAGCTGGTTACCGCTATTTCACGGGCAACCGGTTTTCGGGAAATTCTTGACTACAACGATCCACAGACACCACTCGGCCCTTTTACCCGGTGGCAATTGTTTCAAAAGCCAAATGGGCACCGTGAAAGCTCCTCCACTGCCTTTCTTTCCTCTGATATCATAGCTGCAAATGGCCGTGGTGTTAACAGCCGAAAGCTGAGAGTTATGTACAAGTCGACGGCGATTCGCGTGCTTTTTGCCGATAAGCGGGCCCGGGGCGTAGAGTTTCTAAAAGAGGGCGCATGCATTCAAGCCTTTGCTCGCAAGAAGGTGATTATTTCTGCCGGGATCAATAGTAGTCAACTGTTGATGCTATCCGGAATTGGGCCGGCAAAGCATTTGCAAGCAGCAGGCATACCCGTAGTGTTCAATAACCCGAACGTGGGAAAGGGATTGAGAAACCATACCCTTACGTTCGCTACTTTTACCACTAATCCAGGGGACAAACCTCTCCCTGATAACGATCCGAGTGCTCTTTATACCGGTGGAGCATTCCTCCCCGATCCGGCGCCCGGGGCGGATAAACACCGCCGCGCGGTGCAATTGGTTGGAATCGGCGGGCGTCAGTCGCTTACCATCGCCATTATCTACCTGCGCCCGAAAAGCCGGGGGACAATTCGCATCCAGAATAACGATCCACTCAAAATCGTTCTGGCGGACGAAGGATTTTTGGATCATCCGGCGGATCTGGAGGCGGTAAAGAACATTTACAAAATCTATATCAAAAATATTGCAGCTGAACTTCGGCGCATCGACCCAACTTACCGTCTCACCACCCCTACAGACGACATTATCGATAACGACCGTAAGCTGGAGGAGTTCATCAAACAAAATTTCGATCATAACCACCATCAGCAAGGCGCTCTAAGGATGGCACCGCTTGCGGAGGGCGGCGTAGTCAACAGCAAAGGGCATGTGCACGGGGTGAAAAACCTGGTTGTGGCCGATGATTCCCTCATTCCATTCACCGTGGACGGCAATACGACCGCGCCAGCATACCTGATCGGCTATACCATTGTACAGCAGTTGTTGAAGAAACCTGCCGGCAAAAAGAACCTGGTCTTGAAAAGTAAGCCTGTGGCAAAGGGAGAACCCGGCCGCAAAAAGAAATATGCCGGGCCAAGGAAACATTATGCCCTAAGAACCCCCCTTCAAGGTCAGAGTGGTTGGGAAACTACAGCTGAATAA
- a CDS encoding CPBP family intramembrane glutamic endopeptidase, which yields MNTLSSKQKALLVIAPALVLTQITVFQLLVRHYGDTLGYLLGYIVYWLVWCIPVTLLFIGPPSSILWRFPADVSYKQWIATALVALPAIATCMAVFLPYAPLAGRNVILLALLFAIVNAPLEEMLWRGVFPSLFPHNLWLGFLYPTFWFGSWHLAPALVKDSGMDGGILAFVGGAVFMGLVWGWFSYRYKSILPSTLAHLLSNFFAFTGFIYVNWFA from the coding sequence ATGAATACTTTATCCAGTAAACAGAAAGCACTTTTGGTCATCGCTCCCGCACTTGTTTTGACACAAATCACAGTATTTCAGCTTTTGGTACGGCACTACGGCGATACTTTGGGGTATTTACTCGGTTATATCGTCTATTGGCTCGTATGGTGCATTCCCGTCACCCTCTTGTTCATTGGCCCTCCATCCTCCATTTTATGGCGATTCCCTGCTGATGTTTCGTACAAACAATGGATAGCGACTGCACTCGTTGCCCTTCCGGCCATCGCCACCTGCATGGCGGTCTTCCTTCCCTATGCCCCCTTGGCTGGGAGAAACGTCATTCTGCTTGCCCTTCTCTTCGCCATCGTGAACGCACCCTTGGAAGAAATGCTGTGGCGCGGTGTATTCCCTTCTCTGTTTCCCCATAATCTGTGGCTTGGTTTTCTCTACCCCACATTCTGGTTCGGCTCCTGGCATCTGGCTCCAGCTCTGGTAAAGGATTCTGGCATGGACGGCGGCATCCTTGCCTTTGTCGGCGGGGCTGTGTTTATGGGCCTTGTGTGGGGCTGGTTTTCGTACCGATACAAATCCATATTGCCAAGCACCCTCGCTCATCTGCTGTCGAATTTCTTTGCATTTACCGGCTTTATCTATGTCAATTGGTTTGCGTAA